In Mycoavidus cysteinexigens, a genomic segment contains:
- the istA gene encoding IS21 family transposase — MEMIYEIRRRYKVQKQSISAIAREMGLSRPTVRKHIETVKEPKYDRTQPIRPQLGAYEGQLKQWLEQEAKFPRGRRRTARRLFEGLQEIGYPGAYDSVQRFVKDWKLKAQGPRVTQVFVPLVFEPADACQFDWSHEHVELGGVGQTVKVAHFRLAYSRQLFVVAYLRETQEMVFDAHRQAFTFLGGVPNRIIYDNLKTVVDTILVGKERQFNRRFLTLANHY; from the coding sequence ATGGAAATGATTTACGAGATAAGACGTCGATACAAAGTACAAAAGCAGAGCATCAGCGCGATAGCACGAGAGATGGGTTTATCGCGTCCGACAGTGCGCAAACATATTGAGACGGTAAAGGAACCCAAGTACGATCGAACACAACCGATACGGCCCCAATTGGGTGCTTATGAAGGACAACTAAAGCAGTGGTTAGAACAGGAAGCCAAGTTTCCCCGTGGCCGCCGTCGTACTGCTCGTCGACTGTTTGAAGGGTTACAAGAAATAGGATACCCGGGCGCTTACGACAGCGTGCAACGCTTTGTTAAGGATTGGAAACTAAAGGCTCAAGGACCGCGAGTCACACAAGTTTTTGTACCCCTCGTCTTTGAGCCTGCTGATGCTTGCCAATTTGATTGGAGCCATGAGCATGTCGAATTAGGGGGTGTTGGGCAAACAGTTAAGGTGGCCCATTTTCGGCTGGCGTATAGCCGTCAGCTCTTTGTTGTAGCCTATCTGCGCGAAACCCAAGAGATGGTATTCGATGCACATAGACAGGCTTTCACTTTTCTGGGTGGCGTGCCCAACCGAATCATCTACGATAATCTCAAGACGGTGGTGGATACCATTTTAGTCGGTAAGGAGCGTCAATTTAATCGGCGTTTTCTGACTCTAGCCAATCATTACTGA
- a CDS encoding IS110 family transposase, whose protein sequence is MYYLGIDVAKAKLDCSFLLDETGLKRKSKKVTNSQAGFSELLTWLAKQGIELTELHVTMEATGGYHEQAAQALHDAGVAVSIVNPAQIKALGKTLAIRTKTDAVDSFLIARFGLLCKPDVWVPSAPEARALKALLARQEAISEDLQRERNRQEKASISTTPERVQKSLDDSIHFLQTQLKQLQQEIDDHIDKHPALREDLGLLKSIRAIGPQVGKAMLSVMQTHSFKTAEQLAAYLGLVPVERQSGSSVLGRSRLSKAGSPEIRAKLYMAAVVAIRYNAHVKALYERLRARGKSAMSALGACMRKLVHLCFGVLKTRMPYQENYRNIA, encoded by the coding sequence ATGTATTACCTCGGAATCGATGTCGCCAAAGCCAAGCTGGATTGCTCGTTTTTACTGGATGAAACCGGTCTTAAACGTAAATCCAAAAAAGTAACCAATAGCCAAGCTGGGTTCAGTGAACTATTAACCTGGCTTGCCAAACAAGGTATTGAGCTTACGGAGCTTCACGTCACAATGGAAGCTACGGGGGGTTATCATGAGCAAGCCGCTCAAGCCTTACACGATGCAGGTGTTGCGGTTTCCATCGTCAATCCGGCCCAAATAAAGGCTTTAGGAAAGACCCTAGCCATACGGACTAAAACTGACGCAGTTGACAGTTTCTTGATCGCTCGTTTTGGCTTGCTATGCAAACCTGATGTTTGGGTTCCTTCAGCTCCAGAAGCAAGAGCGCTTAAAGCTTTGCTCGCCCGCCAGGAAGCTATTTCTGAAGACCTACAGCGTGAGCGTAATCGCCAAGAAAAAGCCAGCATTTCGACTACTCCAGAGCGTGTTCAGAAATCGCTTGATGACAGCATTCATTTTCTGCAAACCCAGTTAAAACAACTTCAACAAGAGATCGATGATCATATCGACAAGCATCCTGCTTTGAGAGAAGACTTAGGTTTGCTAAAAAGCATTCGCGCGATTGGCCCACAAGTCGGCAAAGCGATGCTTTCTGTGATGCAAACCCATTCATTTAAAACGGCCGAACAACTCGCCGCTTACTTGGGCCTAGTGCCCGTAGAAAGACAATCCGGTTCCTCTGTATTGGGCCGCTCCCGACTTTCTAAAGCAGGTTCTCCTGAAATCCGCGCTAAGCTTTATATGGCCGCTGTTGTCGCTATACGCTATAACGCACACGTCAAAGCTCTATACGAACGTCTACGCGCGCGCGGTAAATCCGCTATGTCGGCTCTGGGCGCTTGCATGAGAAAACTGGTTCACCTGTGTTTTGGCGTGCTTAAAACACGTATGCCTTACCAAGAAAATTATCGAAATATTGCTTGA
- a CDS encoding NACHT domain-containing protein: protein MLGNISPSALPETLARNLGDYYLGQARAEKEKGNLDTALTLYDQLKDTLKSLGSVKEALRKAQYPHTLADETLRKMMADAYFERGKVLEGLNLFSKARVSYCKAETWGHDEAKQPPAEAVQFPLSVHSAPSSKWESVRTAIPALISVQKKSNLVDYLFKKALLTLNSLKVSNKPSLFLVYAHNNVDHGKAEAETSKYFIERLSELEGVKLYSDQAPMGRPYIMSPEELKKDGKLGDILTNQLCLLPAQVIKDVKPVDKAVVCCSEVLGSYLKWADYKKFHEELREAYFKDLEAYGKNNEQNDTVAIRKVLKKFSEEAEYKAGFHHVLTEIAFLQIRAEQPKEHGILPVSLTLNSYEECLGAFIKATVVRIEDIPRLEGQAQKGGEVYQNQSRHLVLFKLIERLLVGSPESKTFLDKFWTGHSTLITLLKNNSKLGELEFSKLLESIFDGIQRAQHSQLAAIMQEQNEQRWALNADPKVELETRYFDSLKQDEAFDQLLQLYVEPRGKAKLHEAGTHSDSDNNSVNNSSGLLPQVEAFLKDKKVILLTGDSGAGKTTFNRRLEKHLWEHKKADDAIPLFISLPSIDKPEHDLIAKALKKRGLSELQIQKLKKEKFVFILDGYDEIRQTQNLYVSNFINKSDGWQGQMVISCRSEYLGQDYCSRFQPNPMLQDKDTLFQEVVVEPFSEKESDQYLEKYVAHNPTGWTAQAYREAFSQQSNLKDLISNPFLLRVVLDALPYVEKKGKAVSAIQLRLDLYDQFVKQWFERNQQRLSTQELTGSKREVFRELSDDDFAEHGIAFAQELAVHLYTENGGKPVVEYSLRKDKGSWKDAFFDRKEENQLLREAWPLIRSGTEYRFIHKSLLEYFVARSLFESFDRCMDLSARQRRGSAASVYSFEERAVLPPKTQRELSLTPKHWTGDLGIVRLLTDRVQQESIFKEQLLAIIERSKTDKSVRQTASNAMTILVRAGVPFPDADLKGIQIPGADLSFGFFDSVQLQGADLRKATLRASWLHNANLSGAQMAGVQFGEWAYLQEESEVNSCAYSPDGKTCVIGLDNGTIRVYATSNWEKMHTLTGHTSCVFSVVYSPSGSQIASGSGDDTVRVWDAQSGAAVHTLTGHTNRVTSVVYSPSGLQIASGSGDDTVRVWDAQSGAAVHTLTGHTGRVFSVVYSPSGLQLASGSSDKTVRVWDAQSGAAVHTLTGHTDSVRSVVYSPSGSQIASGGGDKTVRLWDAQSGAAVHTLTGHNEGVNSVVYSPSGLQIASGSSDDTVRLWDAQSGAAVHTLTGHTSWVNSVVYSPSGLQIASGSGDNTVRLWDAQSGASVHTLTGHTGWVNSVVYSPSGLQIASGSGDDTVRVWDAQGGAAVHALTGHTGSVRSVVYSPSGLQLASGSVDTTVRVWEAQSGAAVHTLTGHTNWVNSVVYSPSALQIASGSSDKTVRVWEAQSGAAVHTLTGHTWDVYSVVYSPSGLQIASGSADKTVRVWEAQSGASVHTLTGHTKEVNSVVYSPSGLQIASGSGDDTVRLWDAQSGAAVHTLTGHTGRVFSVVYSPSGLQLASGSNDKTVRLWEVASGHCLSVIQAWSAVLSVAWRGQNGHNYLVSGSADRLVRQWELKKDPEKGYQAVLCWHMPRHTELMVKDMLIEEAQGLSELNVALLKQRGAAVSPKLMPAAMIQEE, encoded by the coding sequence ATGTTAGGAAATATATCCCCCTCGGCGTTACCAGAAACCCTCGCCCGGAACCTCGGTGATTATTATTTAGGTCAAGCTCGCGCTGAGAAGGAAAAGGGAAACTTGGATACAGCGCTGACCTTATACGATCAGCTGAAAGACACATTGAAGTCGCTTGGTAGCGTAAAAGAAGCCTTGAGGAAAGCGCAATATCCTCACACATTAGCAGATGAGACATTGCGAAAGATGATGGCCGATGCCTATTTCGAACGTGGGAAAGTGTTAGAAGGCTTAAATTTATTTTCCAAAGCAAGGGTCAGCTATTGTAAGGCTGAAACATGGGGGCACGATGAAGCCAAGCAACCTCCTGCTGAAGCTGTGCAATTCCCTCTATCAGTACATAGCGCTCCCTCAAGTAAATGGGAGTCGGTTCGGACTGCCATACCCGCCTTAATATCTGTCCAGAAAAAAAGTAATCTGGTGGATTATCTGTTTAAAAAGGCGCTGTTGACGCTGAACTCCTTAAAGGTGTCGAATAAACCGAGTCTTTTTCTGGTGTATGCCCACAACAACGTAGATCACGGAAAGGCCGAAGCTGAGACGTCGAAGTATTTCATCGAGAGGTTATCTGAACTCGAAGGGGTTAAGCTGTATTCGGACCAAGCGCCAATGGGTCGCCCGTACATAATGTCGCCGGAAGAGCTGAAAAAGGACGGGAAACTAGGAGATATCTTAACCAATCAGCTGTGTTTGTTGCCGGCCCAGGTAATAAAAGATGTGAAACCGGTCGATAAGGCCGTGGTGTGTTGTTCTGAGGTATTAGGAAGCTACCTAAAATGGGCGGACTATAAAAAATTTCATGAGGAACTTCGAGAAGCTTATTTCAAAGATCTAGAGGCCTATGGCAAAAACAATGAACAAAATGACACTGTAGCCATACGTAAGGTGCTGAAGAAATTCTCAGAAGAAGCAGAATATAAGGCGGGGTTCCATCATGTGTTGACAGAAATAGCTTTTTTGCAAATCCGTGCAGAGCAGCCCAAAGAGCACGGTATTCTCCCGGTTTCATTAACGCTCAATAGCTATGAGGAGTGCCTAGGGGCTTTTATAAAAGCGACGGTGGTTCGGATAGAGGATATTCCCAGATTGGAGGGGCAAGCGCAAAAAGGAGGAGAAGTCTATCAGAATCAAAGTCGGCACCTGGTGCTGTTTAAGTTGATCGAACGGCTGTTAGTGGGCAGTCCTGAGTCGAAAACGTTTCTGGACAAATTTTGGACGGGGCACAGCACTCTTATTACGCTTTTAAAGAATAATTCAAAGCTTGGCGAGCTTGAGTTTAGCAAACTATTAGAGAGCATCTTCGACGGCATCCAGAGAGCGCAGCACAGCCAGCTTGCCGCAATCATGCAGGAACAAAACGAGCAGCGGTGGGCACTCAATGCAGATCCCAAGGTCGAGTTGGAGACACGGTATTTTGATAGCCTTAAGCAAGATGAGGCGTTTGATCAACTGCTACAACTCTATGTTGAACCCCGTGGCAAAGCGAAGCTGCATGAGGCCGGGACCCACAGCGATAGCGACAACAACAGCGTCAACAATTCCTCTGGCCTCTTACCGCAAGTTGAAGCGTTTCTAAAAGATAAAAAAGTGATTTTGTTGACGGGAGACTCTGGGGCGGGCAAGACGACCTTCAACCGCCGCCTAGAAAAGCACTTATGGGAGCACAAAAAAGCAGACGATGCGATTCCGTTGTTTATATCTCTGCCGAGTATTGACAAGCCTGAGCACGATCTCATCGCCAAAGCGTTAAAGAAAAGAGGGCTGTCAGAATTACAGATTCAGAAATTAAAAAAAGAAAAGTTTGTCTTTATTTTGGATGGGTATGATGAGATACGTCAGACGCAAAATCTGTATGTGAGCAATTTCATCAACAAGTCTGACGGCTGGCAGGGTCAGATGGTGATCAGCTGTCGCAGCGAATATCTTGGCCAGGACTATTGCAGTCGTTTCCAACCGAATCCTATGCTGCAGGACAAGGATACGTTGTTTCAAGAGGTCGTGGTCGAGCCATTTTCAGAAAAAGAGAGCGATCAATATCTAGAAAAATATGTGGCGCACAACCCAACGGGCTGGACGGCACAAGCCTACCGAGAAGCTTTCTCCCAACAATCTAATTTAAAAGACTTGATTAGCAACCCCTTTTTGCTGCGTGTGGTGCTAGACGCGTTGCCGTACGTCGAAAAAAAGGGGAAAGCGGTCTCTGCTATTCAGTTACGTCTGGACCTGTATGATCAGTTCGTCAAACAATGGTTCGAGCGCAACCAGCAGCGCTTAAGCACACAAGAGTTAACGGGAAGCAAAAGAGAGGTCTTTAGAGAATTATCCGATGATGATTTTGCTGAGCACGGTATCGCGTTTGCGCAAGAGTTAGCGGTGCACCTATATACAGAGAATGGAGGTAAACCGGTAGTTGAGTATTCATTGCGTAAAGACAAGGGGAGTTGGAAGGATGCATTTTTCGATCGAAAAGAAGAAAACCAACTGCTGCGAGAAGCGTGGCCGCTGATCCGAAGTGGGACTGAATATCGTTTTATCCATAAATCGCTGCTGGAATATTTTGTGGCAAGGTCGCTGTTTGAGTCGTTCGATAGGTGTATGGATCTAAGCGCCCGCCAGCGTCGAGGTAGCGCTGCTTCAGTCTATAGTTTTGAAGAGCGCGCTGTTTTGCCGCCAAAAACGCAACGAGAGTTATCGTTAACCCCAAAGCATTGGACTGGCGATCTGGGCATTGTGCGCTTGTTGACTGATCGCGTTCAGCAAGAGTCAATATTTAAGGAGCAGCTGTTAGCGATAATCGAGCGCTCGAAAACGGATAAAAGCGTACGCCAAACAGCGTCGAATGCAATGACGATTTTGGTCAGAGCGGGCGTACCGTTTCCTGATGCGGATTTAAAAGGGATCCAAATACCCGGAGCAGATCTGAGTTTTGGGTTCTTCGACTCAGTGCAGTTGCAGGGTGCGGATTTAAGAAAGGCGACGCTTCGCGCGAGTTGGCTACACAACGCCAATTTAAGCGGTGCGCAGATGGCAGGGGTGCAGTTTGGCGAATGGGCGTATTTGCAAGAAGAGAGCGAGGTGAACTCGTGTGCCTATTCACCGGATGGGAAAACCTGTGTGATAGGACTTGATAACGGTACGATCCGTGTGTATGCGACGTCGAATTGGGAAAAGATGCACACCTTAACCGGCCATACCTCCTGTGTTTTTAGCGTGGTGTATTCGCCGAGCGGTTCGCAGATCGCCTCGGGGAGTGGTGACGATACGGTGCGTGTGTGGGACGCGCAGAGCGGTGCGGCGGTGCACACCTTAACCGGCCATACCAACAGGGTTACTAGCGTGGTGTATTCGCCGAGCGGTTTGCAGATTGCCTCGGGGAGTGGTGACGATACGGTGCGTGTGTGGGACGCGCAGAGCGGTGCGGCGGTGCATACCTTAACCGGCCATACTGGCAGGGTTTTTAGCGTTGTGTATTCGCCGAGCGGTTTGCAGCTCGCCTCGGGGAGTTCTGACAAGACGGTGCGTGTGTGGGATGCGCAGAGCGGTGCGGCGGTGCACACCTTAACCGGCCATACCGACTCTGTTAGGAGCGTGGTGTATTCGCCGAGCGGTTCGCAGATTGCCTCGGGGGGTGGTGACAAGACGGTGCGTCTGTGGGACGCGCAGAGCGGCGCGGCGGTGCACACCTTAACCGGCCATAACGAGGGTGTTAATAGCGTGGTGTATTCGCCGAGCGGTTTGCAGATTGCCTCGGGGAGTAGTGACGATACGGTGCGTCTGTGGGACGCGCAGAGCGGTGCGGCGGTGCACACCTTAACCGGCCACACCAGCTGGGTTAATAGCGTGGTGTATTCGCCGAGCGGTTTGCAGATTGCCTCGGGGAGTGGTGACAATACGGTGCGTCTGTGGGACGCGCAGAGCGGTGCGTCGGTGCACACCTTAACCGGCCACACTGGCTGGGTTAATAGCGTGGTGTATTCGCCGAGCGGTTTGCAGATTGCCTCGGGGAGTGGTGACGATACGGTGCGTGTGTGGGACGCGCAGGGCGGTGCGGCGGTGCACGCCTTAACCGGCCATACCGGCTCTGTTAGGAGCGTGGTGTATTCGCCGAGCGGTTTGCAGCTCGCCTCGGGGAGTGTTGACACTACGGTGCGAGTGTGGGAGGCGCAGAGCGGTGCGGCGGTGCACACCTTAACCGGCCATACCAACTGGGTTAATAGCGTGGTGTATTCGCCGAGCGCTTTGCAGATTGCCTCGGGGAGTTCTGACAAGACGGTGCGAGTGTGGGAGGCGCAGAGCGGTGCGGCGGTGCACACCTTAACCGGCCATACCTGGGATGTTTATAGCGTGGTGTATTCCCCGAGCGGTTTGCAGATCGCCTCGGGGAGTGCTGACAAGACGGTGCGAGTGTGGGAGGCGCAGAGCGGTGCGTCGGTGCACACCTTAACCGGCCATACCAAAGAGGTTAATAGCGTGGTGTATTCGCCGAGCGGTTTGCAGATTGCCTCGGGGAGTGGTGACGATACGGTGCGTCTGTGGGACGCGCAGAGCGGTGCGGCGGTGCACACCTTAACCGGCCATACTGGCAGGGTTTTTAGCGTGGTGTATTCGCCGAGCGGTTTGCAGCTCGCCTCGGGGAGTAATGACAAGACGGTGCGTCTGTGGGAGGTTGCCTCGGGTCACTGTCTGAGCGTGATTCAGGCGTGGAGCGCCGTGTTGAGTGTGGCTTGGAGGGGGCAGAATGGACACAACTATTTGGTGAGCGGTAGTGCAGACCGGTTGGTGCGGCAATGGGAGCTGAAAAAAGATCCAGAAAAAGGCTATCAAGCCGTATTGTGCTGGCATATGCCGAGGCATACAGAGTTGATGGTGAAGGATATGCTGATTGAAGAGGCTCAAGGTTTAAGCGAGCTGAATGTGGCCCTTTTAAAGCAGCGTGGCGCGGCGGTATCGCCGAAATTAATGCCAGCAGCAATGATACAAGAGGAGTAG
- a CDS encoding NACHT domain-containing protein has product MLPISNQKSHPPSSIPSNTPARPDLFHVVHEAEVSSYTQTSVGLVSIPIHGSHNENTIHYHGTALDPKLLETLIQGYEKSLAAQKEALQSSPEPLAILGKSIEKFKEEYEKSLKGKGEWDVLSMYVPVQGIKKSGLSEETVDLEAELERFFASDATVFLLQGVAGTGKSTFNRHLALKKLGEYQHLSETQNDPPLVFFVELRSIENPNKQVIQQFLQSKGFALEQIEALRTHSHQRCIFIFDGYDEIKERNRNFYDLNELWQWENAKFVITSRPEYLEANYQTYFRPKGARDGFREAWMAPFSADQRFHYIENYVNKMNPPWTVGQYEQALNQLSTLGKDLERPIVLRMLLQILPELGKTDQNQKALTLGAVYEHYLQHWWGNWQSRLGAIALTDDEEKARKELCEHAGGFVEQGFKYINKCAVELSKAGLTFAQDSEDFEKQYKKVYSAFFANDAKTRLLRFNAPFQMRQKQHYEFSHKSMQEYLVARTICTPDLKAREPHPEDVLNQLPLVQEPVILDFLVERVKAQPQFEAYLHAWIEVSKIPNTPVTVGAANAITVLVRAGVQFNGKDLKGIRIPGADLSYGVFDSAQLQGSDLSRVKLRTSWLHQANLSRAQMAGVQFGEWPYLEEESDVRSCAYSPDEKFCAMGLGNGVIRVYETSSWTKIRALTGHTDSVLSVVYSPSGAQIASGGYDGTVRLWDANSGAQTASGVWDKMVRLWGEKCGAPILTLMGHTGWVYSVVYSPSGSQIASGSADHTVRLWDAKSGAPILTLTGHTDWVYSVVYSPSGSQIASGSSDETVRLWDAKSGASVLTLKGHTKPVTSVAYSPSGSQIASGSRDNTVRLWDAHSGVAGHTLTGHTNRVNSVAYSPSGSQIASGSEDNTVRLWEAKSGASVLTLRGHTGSVTSVVYSPSGSQIASGSVDKIVRLWDAKGSVRGPTLTSRPDWVNSMAYSPSGAQIVSMSWDNTVQLLDAKSGASVLTLRGHTGSVTSVVYSPSGSQIASGSWDNTVRLWDAKSGASVLTLSGHTKLVTSVAYSPSGSQIASGSWDNTVRLWDAKSGAPILTLTGHTGSITSVAYSPSGAQIASGSSDETVRLWNVISGECLREIRDFTGGVCDVAWKATSEGSHLLTGSGNKFVRQWEIGEGAEVRVRLNWVFPHATLNVNKTIIEGVVGLSEMNRALIKQRGRK; this is encoded by the coding sequence ATGTTGCCTATTTCAAATCAAAAAAGTCATCCGCCTTCTTCTATCCCCTCGAATACGCCAGCACGGCCGGATTTGTTTCATGTCGTTCATGAGGCAGAGGTGAGTTCCTACACACAAACCAGCGTAGGCTTAGTCAGTATCCCAATCCATGGTTCGCATAACGAGAATACCATACATTACCATGGAACGGCTTTAGATCCTAAGTTGTTAGAAACCTTAATTCAAGGGTATGAGAAGAGTTTGGCGGCGCAGAAGGAAGCGCTGCAGTCAAGCCCTGAACCCCTTGCGATACTGGGCAAAAGTATCGAGAAATTCAAGGAAGAGTATGAAAAGAGTTTAAAGGGTAAGGGGGAATGGGATGTGCTATCGATGTATGTTCCGGTGCAGGGGATTAAGAAAAGTGGACTGAGCGAAGAAACCGTCGATCTTGAAGCAGAATTAGAGCGATTCTTTGCGTCAGATGCGACGGTCTTCTTATTGCAGGGCGTAGCGGGGACCGGGAAATCGACGTTTAATCGTCATTTGGCCCTTAAAAAGCTGGGAGAGTATCAGCATCTATCCGAAACCCAAAACGATCCGCCGTTAGTATTTTTTGTCGAGCTTAGAAGCATAGAAAATCCGAATAAGCAGGTAATCCAACAATTTTTGCAAAGTAAAGGATTTGCGCTGGAACAGATTGAAGCTTTACGGACACATTCACATCAACGCTGTATTTTTATTTTCGACGGATATGATGAGATCAAGGAGCGAAATCGTAATTTTTATGATTTAAATGAATTATGGCAGTGGGAAAATGCAAAATTTGTGATTACAAGCCGACCTGAGTATTTGGAGGCGAATTATCAAACGTATTTCCGTCCTAAAGGAGCGCGTGATGGATTTAGGGAAGCCTGGATGGCGCCGTTTTCTGCAGATCAGAGGTTTCATTATATTGAAAATTATGTGAACAAGATGAACCCTCCGTGGACGGTAGGGCAATATGAGCAGGCATTAAACCAGTTGAGTACTTTAGGCAAAGATCTGGAGCGTCCGATCGTATTGCGCATGCTGTTGCAGATACTGCCTGAGCTGGGGAAAACGGATCAAAACCAAAAAGCGTTAACGCTAGGAGCGGTATACGAGCATTATCTTCAGCATTGGTGGGGGAATTGGCAATCTCGCTTGGGAGCCATTGCATTAACTGATGACGAGGAAAAAGCAAGAAAAGAACTGTGTGAACACGCAGGCGGATTTGTGGAACAGGGTTTTAAATATATAAACAAGTGTGCCGTAGAGTTGAGCAAAGCGGGGTTGACGTTTGCTCAGGATAGCGAAGATTTTGAGAAGCAATATAAAAAAGTTTATTCGGCATTTTTTGCCAATGATGCAAAGACGCGTCTACTGCGCTTTAACGCACCATTCCAAATGAGGCAAAAGCAGCACTATGAGTTTTCGCATAAGTCGATGCAGGAATATTTAGTGGCCCGAACTATTTGTACGCCTGATTTAAAAGCAAGAGAACCGCATCCAGAAGATGTGCTAAATCAGCTCCCTTTAGTTCAAGAACCGGTTATTTTAGATTTTCTAGTTGAGCGGGTTAAAGCGCAACCTCAGTTTGAGGCGTACCTTCATGCATGGATAGAAGTTTCTAAAATCCCAAATACTCCTGTAACGGTAGGGGCGGCGAATGCGATAACGGTGTTGGTTAGAGCAGGAGTGCAGTTTAATGGGAAGGATTTAAAGGGAATCCGAATACCTGGAGCGGATCTGAGCTATGGAGTATTTGATTCGGCGCAGTTGCAAGGATCGGATTTGAGCCGGGTCAAGCTTCGCACAAGTTGGCTGCACCAGGCGAATTTAAGCAGGGCGCAGATGGCCGGGGTGCAGTTTGGCGAATGGCCGTATCTGGAAGAGGAGAGCGATGTGAGATCCTGTGCCTATTCGCCGGATGAGAAATTCTGTGCGATGGGTCTTGGTAACGGCGTGATTCGCGTGTACGAGACGTCAAGCTGGACAAAAATCCGCGCCTTGACGGGCCATACCGACTCTGTTTTGAGCGTGGTGTATTCGCCGAGTGGCGCGCAGATCGCTTCGGGAGGTTATGATGGGACGGTGCGGCTGTGGGACGCGAACAGCGGCGCGCAGACCGCTTCGGGAGTTTGGGACAAGATGGTGCGGTTATGGGGCGAGAAGTGTGGTGCACCCATCCTCACCTTGATGGGCCATACCGGCTGGGTTTACAGTGTGGTGTATTCGCCAAGCGGTTCGCAGATCGCTTCGGGAAGTGCTGATCATACGGTGCGGCTGTGGGACGCGAAGAGCGGCGCACCCATCCTCACCTTGACTGGCCATACCGACTGGGTTTATAGCGTGGTGTATTCGCCGAGCGGTTCGCAGATCGCTTCGGGAAGTTCTGACGAGACGGTGCGGCTGTGGGACGCGAAGAGCGGCGCGTCTGTCCTCACCTTGAAGGGCCATACCAAACCTGTTACTAGTGTGGCGTATTCGCCAAGCGGTTCGCAGATCGCTTCGGGGAGTAGGGACAATACGGTGCGGCTGTGGGACGCGCACAGCGGTGTGGCGGGGCACACCTTAACCGGACATACCAACAGGGTTAATAGCGTGGCGTATTCGCCGAGCGGGTCGCAGATCGCTTCGGGAAGTGAGGACAATACGGTGCGTTTGTGGGAAGCGAAGAGCGGCGCGTCTGTCCTCACCTTGAGGGGTCATACCGGCTCTGTTACTAGCGTGGTGTATTCGCCGAGCGGTTCGCAGATCGCCTCAGGGAGTGTTGACAAGATTGTGCGACTGTGGGACGCAAAGGGCAGCGTGCGTGGTCCCACTTTGACTAGCCGTCCCGACTGGGTCAATAGCATGGCGTATTCGCCCAGCGGTGCGCAGATCGTTTCGATGAGTTGGGACAATACGGTGCAGCTGTTGGACGCGAAGAGCGGCGCGTCTGTCCTCACCTTGAGGGGTCATACCGGCTCTGTTACTAGCGTGGTGTATTCGCCGAGCGGTTCGCAGATCGCTTCGGGGAGTTGGGACAATACGGTGCGTTTGTGGGACGCGAAGAGCGGCGCGTCTGTCCTCACCTTGAGTGGCCATACCAAACTTGTTACTAGCGTGGCGTATTCGCCGAGCGGTTCGCAGATCGCTTCGGGGAGTTGGGACAATACAGTGCGTTTGTGGGACGCGAAGAGCGGCGCACCCATCCTCACCTTGACTGGTCATACCGGCTCTATTACTAGCGTAGCGTATTCGCCCAGCGGCGCGCAGATCGCTTCGGGAAGTTCTGACGAGACGGTGCGGCTATGGAATGTCATATCGGGAGAGTGTCTAAGAGAGATTCGAGATTTTACTGGGGGAGTCTGTGACGTAGCCTGGAAAGCGACGTCGGAGGGATCGCATTTGTTGACAGGCAGTGGTAATAAGTTTGTTCGTCAGTGGGAAATAGGAGAGGGAGCTGAAGTGCGGGTTCGCTTAAACTGGGTGTTCCCGCATGCGACGCTGAATGTGAATAAAACAATAATAGAAGGAGTAGTAGGGCTAAGCGAGATGAATCGAGCACTGATAAAGCAACGGGGGCGCAAATGA
- a CDS encoding glycoside hydrolase family protein, which yields MDQHNRFLLTAELKRDEGVSLKPYTDTVGKLTIGTGRNLSDMGISSHENDYLLSNDIVRVEKGLDEHMPWWQALDPVRQRVLANMCFNLGIGKLLGFKHTLHLMQSGQYTQAADAMLQSKWAVQVNQRAVRLANMMRLGQT from the coding sequence ATGGATCAGCACAACAGATTTTTGCTCACTGCTGAGCTTAAGCGCGATGAAGGCGTGAGCCTTAAACCTTACACGGACACGGTGGGCAAGCTCACGATTGGCACGGGGCGTAATCTGAGCGATATGGGTATTAGCTCCCATGAAAATGATTATTTACTGAGCAACGACATTGTCCGAGTTGAAAAAGGGCTGGATGAACACATGCCGTGGTGGCAAGCGCTTGACCCTGTGCGCCAGCGAGTATTGGCAAATATGTGTTTCAACTTAGGGATTGGCAAATTGCTAGGGTTTAAACATACGCTGCACTTGATGCAAAGTGGCCAATACACGCAGGCAGCCGATGCGATGTTGCAATCGAAATGGGCTGTGCAAGTGAATCAACGAGCGGTGCGATTGGCAAACATGATGCGTTTAGGTCAAACGTAA